In a genomic window of Roseiflexus castenholzii DSM 13941:
- a CDS encoding SH3 domain-containing protein, translating to MVRAPETQRQLEELRRVLLKPEALVDRISPVIADILAEQINQSRDEIAHAIAPAIGEAIRHQVYQAREDIVDALYPVVGQMITRAVAEAVRNLAQSIDERVRQSTSVMLSPRYWQARVQGVSHGEYALREVLPFTIHELFLIQRESGVLICHYSAGPERPDRDVVSGMLTAIRDFAQEAFGREESGELGAITYESRQIILETGSAAYLAVVISGVEPPDFRERLRETLFAIHEHRYERLRAFDGTDARLIQEARQTLRQHLVPQQEDHPPRRLSMLQRVIVVVIGLFVLSPLLLCGAWIWHVETRMAMLMTPPIAAPTATATPTATATPTPTSTPTATATPTPTSTPTATATPTATATPTATPSPFNGVMIGNVYLYSTPDEASTRTGIVAPLGAPVEVLAQRGDWYRVRVALPQNPQVELIGWIPARWVSLLKPVPPEVITPTATQ from the coding sequence ATGGTCAGGGCGCCTGAAACGCAACGACAACTCGAAGAGTTGCGCCGGGTGTTGCTCAAGCCGGAAGCGCTGGTTGATCGCATCAGCCCGGTTATTGCCGATATTCTGGCGGAACAGATCAATCAGTCGCGTGATGAAATTGCACACGCCATAGCGCCTGCTATCGGTGAAGCCATTCGCCACCAGGTCTATCAGGCGCGTGAAGATATTGTCGATGCGCTCTACCCCGTGGTTGGGCAGATGATCACCCGCGCCGTCGCCGAAGCAGTGCGCAATCTGGCGCAATCGATCGATGAGCGCGTTCGTCAAAGCACCTCGGTGATGCTCAGCCCTCGCTACTGGCAGGCGCGCGTGCAGGGGGTCTCACATGGCGAGTACGCCTTGCGCGAAGTCCTTCCCTTTACTATTCATGAACTCTTCCTGATCCAACGCGAGTCGGGGGTGCTGATCTGCCACTATTCCGCCGGACCAGAACGCCCGGACCGCGATGTCGTCAGTGGGATGCTCACTGCTATTCGTGACTTCGCGCAGGAAGCGTTTGGGCGCGAAGAAAGCGGAGAACTCGGCGCCATTACCTATGAGTCGCGCCAGATCATCCTCGAGACCGGAAGCGCCGCATACCTGGCAGTGGTCATCAGCGGTGTTGAGCCGCCAGACTTCCGCGAACGCCTGCGCGAAACGCTCTTTGCCATTCACGAACATCGCTACGAGCGTCTCCGCGCCTTCGACGGAACCGATGCCCGACTGATCCAGGAAGCGCGTCAGACACTGCGGCAACATCTGGTTCCGCAGCAGGAAGACCACCCTCCGCGACGTCTCTCGATGCTTCAGCGCGTAATTGTGGTTGTGATCGGATTGTTTGTGCTGTCGCCGTTGCTCCTCTGTGGCGCCTGGATCTGGCATGTCGAAACGCGAATGGCGATGCTCATGACGCCGCCGATTGCAGCGCCAACGGCGACCGCCACGCCAACGGCGACCGCCACGCCGACGCCTACCAGCACGCCGACGGCAACCGCCACGCCGACGCCTACCAGCACGCCGACGGCAACCGCCACGCCGACGGCAACCGCCACGCCGACGGCGACGCCTTCGCCATTCAATGGTGTCATGATCGGAAACGTGTATCTGTACAGCACGCCGGACGAAGCCAGTACACGCACCGGTATCGTTGCACCGCTCGGCGCGCCGGTCGAAGTGCTGGCACAGCGAGGTGATTGGTACCGAGTGCGGGTAGCGCTGCCGCAAAACCCGCAGGTCGAACTGATCGGATGGATCCCGGCGCGTTGGGTCAGCCTGCTCAAACCGGTGCCGCCCGAAGTAATTACGCCGACTGCAACACAGTAG